Proteins encoded by one window of Salicibibacter halophilus:
- a CDS encoding KamA family radical SAM protein, translated as MAQPKYITKIDQIEQIPEGERERLKKITEKFVFRVNEYYIGLINWEDPNDPIKNLVIPNENELSEYGRWDASDEDTNYVVPGCQHKYETTALLICSEVCGAYCRYCFRKRLFRNDVKEAMSDVDPGIEYIRNHPEINNVLLTGGDPLILATKKLRYIIEELRSIPHVKIIRIGSKLPVFNPMRIYEDEALLELFREYSTPDNRIYVMAHVNHPREITDEAKRGFQALHDAGVMVVNQTPILKGINDNPDDLAELLDKLSWAGVTPYYFFINRPVAGNTDFVLSLKEAYEATEEAKARTSGLGKRIRLSMSHTSGKIEILAIEDGKAYLKYHQSRDGNYGKFMVLDCPDDAGWFDELPGNEAYWDMPQKKTEDVVSVNQMADMPQKGQRRAPRKRQTS; from the coding sequence ATGGCTCAACCAAAGTACATTACAAAAATTGATCAAATTGAGCAAATTCCTGAAGGTGAAAGAGAACGATTAAAGAAAATAACGGAAAAATTTGTGTTCCGTGTCAATGAATACTATATAGGGCTGATTAACTGGGAAGATCCTAATGATCCTATTAAAAATTTAGTTATTCCGAATGAAAATGAACTTTCCGAATATGGGCGCTGGGACGCTTCCGATGAAGATACCAACTATGTCGTTCCCGGTTGCCAACATAAATATGAAACGACCGCCTTACTGATTTGTTCCGAAGTATGCGGAGCTTATTGCCGCTATTGTTTCCGTAAGCGTTTGTTCAGAAATGATGTAAAAGAAGCAATGTCCGATGTGGATCCGGGAATTGAGTATATTCGCAATCATCCGGAAATTAACAATGTGTTGCTCACAGGCGGAGATCCTTTAATTCTCGCGACGAAAAAACTCCGCTACATCATTGAAGAATTGCGGTCCATCCCTCACGTGAAAATTATTCGCATCGGTTCCAAGCTTCCGGTCTTTAACCCGATGCGCATTTACGAAGACGAGGCTTTGCTTGAGTTATTCAGGGAGTATTCCACACCTGACAACCGAATTTATGTCATGGCACACGTTAACCATCCCCGGGAAATTACGGACGAAGCAAAACGCGGCTTTCAGGCGCTTCACGATGCCGGCGTCATGGTTGTGAACCAAACACCTATACTAAAGGGGATTAATGACAACCCGGACGATCTTGCCGAATTGCTGGATAAACTGTCCTGGGCGGGCGTGACCCCTTATTACTTCTTTATTAATCGTCCCGTTGCCGGGAACACGGATTTTGTGCTATCCCTTAAAGAGGCCTATGAGGCCACGGAAGAAGCAAAAGCGCGCACAAGCGGCCTTGGGAAACGAATTCGTCTCTCTATGAGCCATACATCCGGTAAAATTGAAATCCTCGCCATTGAAGACGGAAAAGCCTATTTGAAGTACCATCAATCCCGGGACGGCAATTACGGAAAGTTTATGGTGCTGGATTGCCCCGACGACGCCGGTTGGTTTGACGAACTGCCCGGAAACGAAGCTTATTGGGATATGCCGCAGAAAAAGACAGAAGATGTCGTATCTGTCAATCAAATGGCCGACATGCCACAAAAAGGGCAGCGACGAGCCCCGCGCAAACGACAAACGTCCTAA
- a CDS encoding NAD(P)H-dependent oxidoreductase, which translates to MHLIVYMHPSKDSFNHAVLATYREALEQLGKEVVVRDLYRLPFAPLLTQTEYDRSLMNRYADDVQEEQAYVERAEAITFLFPVWWGGFPAIGKGYVDRVLAYGFAFELENEKPIPKMEGKPLGMIYTTGATRDVWESGQKDWMERLMKTAIADFCGFMQIPPLHLGHAVLADDNERKRMFASVRAYPDQFPIFRER; encoded by the coding sequence ATGCATCTGATCGTTTATATGCATCCGAGTAAGGACAGCTTTAATCATGCGGTTTTGGCTACATATCGCGAGGCTTTGGAACAATTGGGAAAAGAAGTTGTCGTACGTGATTTGTACAGGCTTCCGTTTGCGCCGCTCTTAACGCAGACAGAATATGACCGTTCGTTAATGAATCGTTACGCAGATGATGTTCAAGAAGAGCAAGCTTATGTGGAACGGGCAGAAGCAATCACCTTCCTATTCCCGGTCTGGTGGGGCGGCTTTCCGGCAATCGGGAAAGGCTATGTGGATCGTGTGTTGGCTTATGGATTTGCGTTTGAGCTGGAAAATGAAAAGCCGATCCCGAAAATGGAAGGCAAGCCGCTCGGCATGATTTATACGACCGGAGCGACGCGTGACGTATGGGAAAGTGGCCAAAAGGACTGGATGGAAAGGTTAATGAAAACAGCGATCGCTGATTTTTGCGGGTTTATGCAAATCCCGCCTTTGCATCTTGGACATGCTGTCCTCGCCGATGACAACGAAAGGAAGCGAATGTTTGCATCGGTACGTGCGTATCCTGATCAATTTCCAATTTTTAGGGAGAGGTAA
- a CDS encoding MurR/RpiR family transcriptional regulator, translating to MSQTDIYEQMIAKRQEMSKSQRKIANYLISHQETAPFLTASKLAKNVEVGEATVVRFAFFLNYEGYPDLQRHMQEALQRKWTSAEVFARTTERGEKPEDTVSEVLSDDINNLQQTLQQMDKKEFQGAVEDIVDAERIYIIAYRSATSVALFLEFYLDLVLQNTEMVRSADGVSEHLLDIEENDLVIAFGFSRYTKRTVDVLKYVKQKGAKTLVITDHMLSPLTPYGDRKLLAVTEINSFIDSFSAPQSIVSALITAITRSEQDKVERRLEQLEHLWDAFDVFQE from the coding sequence GTGTCTCAAACAGATATCTATGAACAGATGATTGCCAAGCGGCAGGAGATGAGCAAGTCTCAACGAAAAATCGCCAATTATTTAATCAGCCACCAGGAAACTGCGCCTTTTTTAACAGCTTCCAAACTTGCAAAAAATGTAGAAGTGGGTGAAGCGACCGTCGTACGCTTTGCCTTTTTTTTAAATTACGAAGGATATCCGGATTTGCAACGGCATATGCAGGAAGCGTTGCAACGCAAATGGACATCGGCGGAGGTGTTTGCGCGGACCACCGAGCGGGGAGAGAAGCCGGAAGATACCGTCAGTGAAGTGTTATCCGATGACATTAACAACTTGCAGCAAACGTTGCAACAAATGGATAAAAAAGAATTCCAGGGAGCAGTCGAAGACATTGTTGACGCCGAGCGGATTTATATTATCGCATATCGAAGTGCGACGAGTGTGGCACTCTTTTTGGAATTTTATCTCGATCTTGTCTTGCAAAATACGGAAATGGTTCGGTCTGCGGACGGGGTATCGGAGCACCTCCTTGATATTGAGGAGAATGACCTTGTGATCGCTTTCGGGTTTTCAAGGTATACGAAACGGACCGTTGATGTATTGAAATACGTGAAACAAAAGGGAGCGAAAACGCTCGTGATCACCGATCATATGCTGTCACCGCTAACGCCATACGGCGATCGGAAACTGCTTGCGGTTACCGAAATTAATTCCTTTATCGATTCGTTTTCAGCCCCGCAAAGCATTGTGAGCGCGCTCATAACCGCGATTACCCGTTCCGAGCAGGATAAGGTGGAGAGAAGGCTCGAACAGCTCGAACATTTATGGGACGCGTTTGATGTTTTTCAGGAATAA
- a CDS encoding nuclease-related domain-containing protein yields the protein MRVIKERVEPSELKYLKFLKPRRGLTIKENQYYLKLLKGFKGEKEFDRLIQQELTADCLVLNGLLFEHSLTVFQIDTLLIFQNDVYLIEIKYFEGDFYTDDEQWHVISGKEIKNPLLQIQRSESTFRQMQQSLKLDYTVKASLVFNNPEFHLYNASSDLPVIFPAQLYRFVKRLNDVPTEISQKHEQFADHLVSRHLTDSPHTRVPDYDYDQLKKGVVCPKCLSFLSQKESKWVCNKCGNMEERADAILRTVNEFQFLFPNKKLTTKTICDWCGIVQGYKTVRRILNKHFNRIGNTNNSYFV from the coding sequence ATGCGCGTAATAAAAGAACGCGTAGAACCGAGTGAGTTAAAATATCTCAAATTTTTAAAACCGAGAAGGGGGTTAACGATAAAAGAAAATCAATACTACTTAAAACTTTTGAAAGGGTTTAAAGGTGAAAAAGAATTTGATCGTTTGATACAGCAAGAACTAACAGCAGATTGTCTCGTGCTCAACGGTTTATTATTCGAACATAGTCTAACAGTCTTTCAAATTGATACACTATTGATTTTTCAGAACGATGTTTACCTGATCGAAATTAAGTATTTCGAAGGAGATTTTTATACAGACGACGAGCAATGGCATGTTATCTCCGGAAAAGAAATAAAAAACCCCCTCCTACAAATCCAGCGTAGTGAGTCCACGTTTCGCCAAATGCAACAATCCCTCAAGTTAGATTACACCGTGAAAGCCTCTCTTGTTTTTAACAATCCGGAATTTCACTTGTACAATGCCTCTTCGGACCTTCCTGTTATATTCCCGGCGCAACTTTATCGTTTTGTGAAACGTTTAAATGACGTTCCCACAGAAATCAGCCAAAAGCATGAACAGTTTGCCGATCATTTAGTTTCGCGGCATTTAACCGATTCGCCGCATACGCGTGTGCCTGATTATGATTATGATCAATTAAAGAAAGGCGTTGTTTGCCCCAAATGTTTATCTTTTTTATCCCAAAAAGAAAGTAAATGGGTTTGTAATAAATGCGGAAATATGGAAGAGCGTGCAGATGCGATATTAAGAACGGTTAATGAATTTCAATTTCTTTTTCCGAATAAAAAATTGACGACAAAGACTATATGTGATTGGTGTGGGATTGTTCAAGGCTATAAAACCGTCAGGCGGATTTTAAACAAGCATTTCAATCGAATTGGCAACACAAACAATTCTTATTTTGTATGA
- a CDS encoding fumarylacetoacetate hydrolase family protein: MLRLLSMVYGNKAQLGIEREDGQQILVLEEAFRQLQPGTECPTDMLAAIHGGESFLKNAEDVLEQAIAVPDRDFWVQPSEIKRNAPIAKTPKNIMCVGKNYAAHAIELGSDADIPEHPLIFTKPHTSIGGHGQPVHLQQDVSEQVDYEGEVAVIIGREGAKIKREEAWDHVFGVTLLNDLTARDLQSRHKQFFLGKGLDGFSPIGPVIVTDVHEAALAEQRITTKVNEEVRQSAPLTDMIFDIPDLIHIISRGMTLEPGDVIATGTPAGVGKGMTPPQYLQPGDDVSIHLPLIGTLENKMID, encoded by the coding sequence ATGCTGCGACTACTTTCGATGGTGTATGGCAATAAAGCGCAACTGGGGATCGAACGTGAAGATGGCCAACAAATTTTAGTGCTCGAGGAAGCTTTTCGGCAACTCCAGCCGGGAACAGAATGCCCCACCGATATGTTGGCAGCCATTCATGGCGGCGAGTCTTTTCTAAAAAATGCGGAAGATGTGCTGGAGCAGGCAATAGCTGTGCCTGACCGAGATTTTTGGGTGCAGCCTTCGGAGATTAAGAGGAATGCGCCAATCGCCAAGACGCCGAAGAATATTATGTGTGTAGGCAAAAACTATGCGGCCCACGCGATTGAACTCGGCAGTGATGCAGACATCCCGGAGCATCCATTGATTTTCACCAAACCGCACACAAGCATTGGCGGGCACGGACAGCCGGTACACTTGCAACAGGACGTAAGTGAACAAGTAGATTACGAAGGGGAAGTGGCTGTCATCATTGGGCGCGAAGGGGCAAAAATTAAGAGGGAAGAAGCATGGGATCATGTATTTGGAGTCACCTTGTTGAATGATCTGACAGCAAGGGATTTGCAAAGCAGACATAAACAGTTTTTTCTCGGCAAAGGATTAGATGGTTTTAGTCCCATCGGCCCAGTGATTGTAACAGACGTGCATGAAGCTGCGCTCGCGGAACAAAGGATTACGACAAAGGTGAACGAGGAAGTGCGGCAGTCGGCACCGTTAACGGATATGATCTTTGACATCCCGGATTTGATCCATATTATTTCCCGGGGAATGACGTTAGAACCAGGGGATGTCATTGCAACCGGAACGCCGGCCGGAGTTGGCAAGGGGATGACCCCTCCCCAATATTTGCAGCCCGGAGATGATGTGTCTATTCATCTGCCGTTGATTGGAACGTTGGAAAATAAAATGATTGATTAG
- a CDS encoding TRAP transporter permease, which yields MEKYDKESNNRYNLGKWIWVVAILGISLTSFHLYTGFSGSYGALIQGAIHVGSALSLIYILYPINRKAKRKPGVPWYDVLLSLTALFSYLYVVWHYDRLVSDVLIFGFEPMDLVISLLAIVLLLEATRRAVGMPIVIIAILALLYGVYGSANWLGVFSHAGFSWTGMSTQLLYSTEAIFGTPIQVSSTFIFLFLFFGVLLVRTNIGQFFNDVAFRLTGRYTGGTAKAAVAASGLQGMVTGSSVANTVGSGSFTIPMMKRAGFKPEFAGAAEASASTGGQIMPPIMGAAAFIMAEYVGIPYNELIVYAIIPAILYFLGVFLGVHFEAKRDGIVGLPKSQLPSIASFAKRFDMIIPLITIIGLLLLGYTPTYAALWGIGAAFAISFLRKDTRLNLLGILQTMEQGARVALPVIAACASAGIIVGIVVFTGLGGVLANGIIQIAGGNFFLVLFLTMIACIILGMGLPTTANYVVTASVAAPAILAFDVPDVAAHMFVFYFGIVADITPPVCLAAYAGAGIARARPMRTGVVAFKLAIAAFVVPYVFVTNPVLLLQGDWTFAELAGPLITAIIGMVAISASLMGYFFAKNKIIESLAIFAAGILAVYPLDIWVSLSGIAILVIVAIIQHFRKKRQGQDPESATA from the coding sequence ATGGAGAAATACGATAAAGAATCCAACAACCGATACAATTTGGGAAAATGGATCTGGGTTGTAGCCATCCTCGGCATCTCGTTAACCTCTTTTCACCTGTACACAGGATTTTCGGGGTCCTATGGCGCGTTAATCCAAGGGGCCATTCACGTTGGCAGCGCCCTTTCACTCATCTATATTTTATATCCGATCAACCGCAAGGCGAAACGAAAACCAGGTGTGCCGTGGTACGATGTGCTTTTATCACTTACAGCCCTTTTCTCCTACCTCTATGTGGTTTGGCACTATGACCGCCTCGTCAGCGATGTATTAATCTTCGGTTTTGAACCGATGGACTTGGTCATTTCACTGCTCGCGATTGTTCTATTATTGGAAGCCACTCGCCGCGCGGTGGGAATGCCCATTGTAATTATTGCTATTCTGGCACTGTTATACGGTGTGTACGGAAGCGCCAACTGGCTCGGTGTGTTTTCCCATGCCGGCTTTTCCTGGACGGGGATGAGCACGCAGTTGCTGTACTCCACAGAAGCTATTTTCGGCACCCCTATTCAAGTGTCATCAACGTTTATCTTTTTGTTTCTCTTTTTCGGCGTTTTGCTCGTCCGAACGAATATCGGGCAGTTTTTCAACGATGTTGCCTTCCGGCTCACCGGACGCTATACGGGTGGTACCGCGAAAGCGGCGGTTGCTGCCAGTGGATTGCAAGGCATGGTCACCGGAAGTTCAGTGGCGAACACGGTAGGTTCGGGATCATTTACCATCCCGATGATGAAACGGGCAGGATTTAAACCGGAATTCGCCGGAGCTGCCGAGGCCAGTGCGTCCACGGGCGGACAAATCATGCCTCCGATCATGGGAGCGGCGGCGTTTATTATGGCTGAATATGTAGGGATTCCATACAACGAGCTCATCGTGTATGCCATCATCCCCGCCATATTATATTTTCTCGGCGTCTTTTTAGGCGTTCATTTTGAAGCAAAAAGAGATGGTATCGTCGGCTTGCCGAAATCACAGCTGCCTTCGATCGCATCATTTGCCAAGCGTTTTGATATGATCATTCCCCTGATAACGATTATCGGACTTCTCCTTCTTGGGTATACGCCTACATACGCCGCGCTTTGGGGAATTGGAGCCGCTTTTGCCATCAGCTTTCTGCGCAAGGATACGCGCCTCAACTTGCTTGGCATCCTGCAAACGATGGAACAAGGCGCCCGTGTCGCCTTACCGGTCATTGCTGCTTGTGCCAGCGCCGGAATCATCGTCGGCATTGTCGTCTTCACGGGACTCGGCGGTGTGCTCGCGAACGGCATTATTCAAATCGCAGGCGGTAACTTTTTCCTCGTCCTATTCTTGACAATGATTGCTTGTATCATTTTAGGGATGGGCTTGCCGACAACGGCTAATTACGTGGTTACAGCGTCCGTTGCTGCACCGGCGATTTTGGCGTTTGACGTACCTGATGTTGCTGCGCACATGTTCGTGTTTTACTTCGGGATTGTCGCTGATATTACACCTCCGGTTTGTTTGGCGGCATACGCCGGCGCCGGAATCGCCCGGGCCAGACCGATGCGAACAGGGGTGGTCGCCTTTAAGCTTGCGATAGCAGCCTTTGTCGTCCCCTACGTGTTCGTTACCAACCCCGTGTTACTCTTACAAGGGGACTGGACATTTGCCGAATTGGCAGGACCGCTAATTACCGCGATTATAGGTATGGTGGCAATTAGCGCATCATTAATGGGTTACTTCTTTGCTAAAAATAAAATCATTGAAAGTCTGGCAATCTTTGCCGCGGGTATCCTGGCTGTCTATCCACTTGACATCTGGGTTTCCCTTTCCGGAATCGCCATCTTGGTTATTGTCGCCATCATCCAGCATTTCCGCAAGAAACGGCAGGGACAGGATCCGGAATCCGCGACCGCATAA
- a CDS encoding TAXI family TRAP transporter solute-binding subunit: MKKNKLFMSMFLVPALALAACNGEGEAPEVDDEDLPDGGADESDGADDGDEEADDGSALQMGTGSTGGTYYALGQEMANVINEHTDQQVNAVATDASVENIARVSEQDLELGMAVHIPALDALEGDGDFQGEVMDNFGFMGYIYPETNQIAILADDDIESVEDLEGMRVNMGPPGSASHAASELILEAHGIEDYEAYEEGFGDGASMLQDGNVDATFGLLGLPATNIEELATQQDIELLGLEEDVLDEIEANSDYERITIEEDSYDFMEEDIEGIAAYAVLIGSLDDVDEDTAYEIVEGLYENADDVSHAQSEHMTMEDIMLGSEDLPLHPGAEQYFEDNDLLDQ; encoded by the coding sequence TTGAAAAAGAACAAACTGTTTATGTCAATGTTTTTGGTGCCGGCTTTGGCACTAGCCGCTTGTAATGGAGAAGGAGAGGCTCCCGAAGTGGACGATGAAGATCTTCCCGACGGAGGCGCGGACGAATCAGATGGCGCTGACGATGGCGATGAAGAAGCCGATGATGGCAGTGCGCTTCAGATGGGTACCGGATCTACCGGGGGAACCTACTATGCACTCGGCCAAGAAATGGCGAATGTCATCAATGAACATACCGACCAGCAAGTAAACGCGGTAGCCACAGACGCATCAGTGGAAAACATCGCGAGGGTATCGGAGCAAGATTTGGAATTGGGGATGGCCGTGCACATCCCAGCACTTGACGCCCTCGAAGGCGATGGTGATTTCCAAGGAGAAGTGATGGACAACTTTGGTTTTATGGGATATATCTATCCGGAGACCAATCAAATTGCCATCCTTGCCGATGACGACATAGAATCCGTCGAAGACCTGGAAGGAATGAGAGTGAACATGGGACCGCCCGGATCTGCGTCCCACGCTGCCTCAGAATTAATTCTTGAAGCGCACGGCATTGAAGATTACGAAGCTTATGAAGAAGGCTTCGGCGATGGCGCGAGTATGCTGCAGGACGGCAACGTAGATGCCACGTTCGGTTTGCTAGGATTGCCTGCCACCAACATTGAAGAATTGGCGACGCAGCAAGACATTGAGTTGCTGGGCCTTGAAGAAGACGTTCTCGATGAAATTGAAGCAAATAGTGATTATGAGCGTATCACCATTGAAGAAGACAGTTATGACTTCATGGAAGAAGACATCGAAGGGATTGCCGCCTATGCGGTTCTTATCGGGTCTTTAGATGATGTCGATGAAGACACGGCTTACGAGATTGTGGAAGGGTTGTATGAAAACGCGGACGACGTTTCTCACGCACAATCTGAGCATATGACGATGGAAGACATCATGCTTGGGTCTGAAGATTTGCCACTTCACCCCGGAGCTGAACAATACTTTGAAGATAATGATCTGTTAGATCAATAA
- a CDS encoding rhodanese-like domain-containing protein: MRSEKDGIPQWDYEEIEKHLDDESITFVDVREPDEYDEGHIPGVPLLPMGEIPDHIDRMDKGKTHVFICRSGGRSQKVARYANEQGLERAINFDGGMLSWEGEKQSGEEKRVKDTSDLYK; encoded by the coding sequence ATGAGAAGTGAAAAAGACGGCATTCCACAGTGGGACTATGAAGAAATCGAGAAACATTTGGATGACGAATCCATTACATTTGTGGATGTTCGCGAACCTGATGAATATGATGAAGGACATATTCCCGGTGTGCCTCTTTTGCCGATGGGAGAAATTCCGGACCATATTGACCGGATGGATAAGGGCAAAACCCACGTATTTATTTGCCGCAGTGGCGGACGGAGCCAAAAAGTAGCGCGATACGCCAACGAACAAGGATTGGAACGTGCGATTAATTTTGACGGTGGCATGCTCTCCTGGGAAGGCGAAAAACAAAGCGGAGAAGAAAAACGAGTGAAAGACACCTCAGATTTGTATAAGTAA
- a CDS encoding aspartate aminotransferase family protein, with protein MTMQKVVHPDEVYTERTTQSRAHMERARTVMPGGMTANIKHFAPYPITINRANGSKFYDVDGNEYIDYLMGYGALILGHAHPHVREAIVRQVEEDGTWLFGTPHDREVTMATRIQKHFPSMEQIRYANSGTEANLLAIRLAKAYTKKYKVAKFEGHYHGAIDSLLLSIHPSESAAGDQEDPQAVPDSGGMAPNASDDTLILPFNDIKSCTRILEQHKDDLAAVIIEPMEGGIIAPKQRFLQQLRKVTKKLGILLIFDEVKTAFRTSMDGVQGVYDVTPDLTTIGKVVGGGFPFGVVGGKAAIMEQSSPLSGTDIFAGEGGQSSQKALFHSGTYNGHPLILAAGIATLDVLEQEYDALVARTDNFREELTHLFQKHDIPMKTVGSGAMFSVLLTERQEINHYRDLQTCDHDSRKKLDKALFEAGVYTKPGNRYSLSVVHDNEALTKTLEAYDRVIPEVLR; from the coding sequence ATGACAATGCAAAAAGTTGTACATCCTGACGAGGTTTACACGGAGCGAACGACACAGTCACGGGCACATATGGAGCGGGCACGGACGGTTATGCCGGGCGGAATGACCGCGAACATTAAACATTTTGCGCCTTACCCAATTACGATCAACCGTGCAAATGGCAGCAAATTTTACGACGTTGATGGCAATGAATACATTGATTATTTAATGGGCTATGGCGCACTAATCCTCGGCCACGCACATCCCCACGTTCGCGAAGCGATTGTCCGTCAAGTCGAAGAGGACGGAACGTGGCTGTTCGGAACCCCCCATGATCGGGAAGTAACAATGGCAACCCGTATTCAAAAACATTTTCCCTCCATGGAACAAATACGCTATGCAAATTCCGGAACCGAAGCAAATTTATTAGCGATACGTTTGGCGAAGGCGTACACAAAAAAATATAAAGTAGCGAAGTTTGAAGGCCATTATCACGGGGCTATTGATTCCCTTCTTCTAAGCATTCATCCTTCCGAAAGTGCTGCCGGCGATCAAGAAGATCCGCAGGCTGTCCCCGATTCGGGCGGGATGGCGCCAAATGCTTCCGATGATACACTCATCCTTCCTTTTAACGACATTAAAAGCTGCACGCGTATTTTGGAACAACACAAAGATGATCTGGCAGCTGTAATTATCGAGCCAATGGAGGGCGGAATTATTGCGCCTAAGCAGCGGTTTCTTCAACAATTGAGAAAAGTCACCAAAAAGCTCGGCATTCTCCTTATTTTTGACGAAGTAAAAACGGCCTTTCGCACATCCATGGACGGTGTACAGGGTGTTTATGACGTGACGCCAGATTTAACAACCATCGGAAAAGTCGTGGGTGGTGGTTTTCCTTTTGGTGTTGTCGGTGGAAAAGCAGCCATCATGGAGCAAAGTTCACCGCTGAGCGGAACGGATATTTTTGCCGGCGAAGGCGGTCAATCATCCCAAAAGGCATTGTTCCACAGCGGGACGTATAATGGGCATCCGCTGATTCTCGCGGCGGGAATCGCGACCCTTGATGTCCTTGAGCAAGAATACGATGCACTTGTCGCTCGAACCGACAATTTTAGAGAAGAACTTACCCACCTGTTCCAAAAACACGACATTCCCATGAAAACGGTTGGCAGCGGGGCAATGTTTAGTGTACTATTAACGGAAAGACAGGAGATAAATCACTATCGGGATTTACAAACGTGTGATCATGATTCCAGAAAAAAATTAGACAAAGCATTATTTGAAGCAGGAGTGTATACGAAGCCGGGGAATCGCTACAGCCTCTCAGTCGTTCATGATAACGAAGCATTAACAAAAACCCTTGAGGCTTATGATCGTGTGATCCCGGAAGTGCTCCGTTAA
- a CDS encoding AI-2E family transporter — MPQGKYFKIGYAIALILLIVYLGTLVDFIFQPVIVFLQTVFAPIALAGVLFYLFRPIVKFFHRWMPKGVAILLIYLTFAGLLTLFAFMIGPEIQNQFNSLVDRAPLFLQEIQGWFNTIMQTELVQNIMEDESINLEEIGSTIGSYITDSLGNIGDNIMNVVGTLTSVVIVIVIVPFVLFYMLKEGEKAPRQILRLLPKKQEQEGERILSDMDTALASFIQGQIIVSFCVGVLVYIAYVIIGVDYSLILALIAMVTNLIPFIGPWIGTAPGVVVALFDGWFTALLVIGAVVIIQQFESVFISPQVMGHKLKLHPVTVIFVLLVASNIAGFIGLLLAVPTYAVGKVVVMHTYRLIRLRYKENGDENNA, encoded by the coding sequence ATGCCCCAAGGAAAATATTTCAAGATTGGATATGCCATCGCGCTTATTCTATTGATCGTTTACCTGGGTACACTCGTTGATTTTATTTTTCAGCCGGTGATCGTATTTCTGCAAACGGTGTTCGCGCCGATCGCGCTTGCAGGGGTGTTGTTTTATTTATTTCGCCCAATTGTCAAGTTCTTTCACCGTTGGATGCCAAAAGGCGTTGCGATTTTACTTATTTACTTAACGTTTGCCGGATTGCTCACGCTTTTTGCCTTTATGATCGGTCCTGAGATTCAAAACCAGTTTAACAGTTTGGTTGACCGCGCCCCTCTTTTTTTACAGGAGATTCAAGGGTGGTTCAACACGATCATGCAAACGGAACTTGTGCAAAATATTATGGAAGATGAATCGATTAATCTGGAAGAGATTGGGTCAACGATCGGGAGTTACATCACCGATTCATTAGGAAATATTGGCGATAACATTATGAATGTTGTGGGTACGCTGACAAGTGTGGTCATCGTCATTGTTATTGTGCCGTTTGTCCTTTTTTATATGTTAAAAGAAGGAGAAAAAGCGCCGCGGCAAATTCTTCGTCTTTTGCCGAAAAAGCAAGAGCAGGAAGGCGAGCGTATCCTTAGCGACATGGATACGGCGCTTGCTTCCTTTATCCAAGGGCAAATTATTGTTAGTTTTTGTGTAGGGGTGCTTGTATACATCGCGTACGTTATCATTGGCGTGGATTACTCGCTAATCCTGGCATTGATCGCGATGGTAACAAATCTCATTCCTTTTATCGGTCCGTGGATCGGCACAGCTCCCGGGGTAGTAGTCGCCCTTTTTGATGGCTGGTTTACAGCGTTGCTCGTTATCGGGGCTGTAGTTATCATTCAGCAATTCGAAAGTGTCTTTATTTCCCCGCAGGTGATGGGGCACAAATTAAAATTGCATCCGGTAACGGTAATATTTGTCTTGCTTGTGGCAAGCAATATCGCCGGTTTTATCGGTTTGCTTTTGGCAGTGCCGACATACGCTGTTGGGAAAGTGGTTGTGATGCACACGTATCGTCTCATTCGACTGCGGTATAAAGAGAATGGGGACGAAAATAATGCTTAA